The following are encoded together in the bacterium genome:
- a CDS encoding molybdopterin-dependent oxidoreductase, translated as MPTLTIDGIEVEVEEGAMVLSAIRSLGMEIPTLCHQDGLSPYGACRLCIVEIEGMRGFPASCSTPAKDGMVVRTNTPRVQQLRRSVLELILSEHPSGCLLCERKQECEEFRGHAGKSGLVTGCMFCPKKDDCELRELVEKVGLSEIRFEPIHKSLPVERLDPFFDRDYNLCVLCGRCVRVCQEVRGAGTISLINRGHETRVSTAFHALHLDMSCQFCGACVDVCPTGALSDRTSKWEPKPEKMVRSTCSLCPVGCGIQVGVAQGRVVKSLAAEDDSVGAGQLCALGRFAIQELTNTRERVSVPLVRRFDNLLKSSWDEAIALAAEGLAKFKPSERALMFPRSVTLEEALAFSRFADQALETQNVSSLSPPQKWELFDASLTSLEAGDCVLLLGADLMQTHPILGLNVKRATERGARLVIADTVSTFLDKFASAKIATRPGGYVSAVAGLVKALLETSDKQRYEELEGFNEFAGWASQISFDDVGSAASADAGCLKKAAEMLSSSSNALVIVGPEVGSDATSEPFTTGVNDLRLLLGAEGRQCEVASLDTRGDFDADWLKTVQDIQSGRVKALVMVGDLVPELGPEVKNPLDRLDFLVVIDSHRGSYAPHADVVLPSAFVTEMGGTYTAVDGSKREIKPAVRPLGHAKPGWVVASLLAKALGTDLGWEDLESIRRGLDADRREGADLGERRPAVLAPFELCAVARPSSEWPLVLVNRHNSHLYNGHRIGGLVPGIGALDDGCLRICGETLVELGLKDRDEIEIVAEHGQVVAEVRADATVPKGLAVSRWSANDPRLLGLLGVEAVCLGHNSVAVRIEGIRRDSDV; from the coding sequence CCTATGTCATCAGGATGGATTATCTCCCTACGGTGCGTGCCGGCTCTGCATCGTTGAGATAGAGGGCATGCGCGGCTTCCCCGCCTCGTGCAGCACCCCCGCTAAGGACGGGATGGTCGTCAGGACAAACACGCCCCGCGTTCAGCAGCTCCGACGCTCTGTCCTCGAGCTCATTCTATCGGAGCATCCTAGCGGCTGCCTCCTGTGCGAGCGAAAGCAGGAGTGCGAGGAGTTCAGAGGCCATGCAGGCAAATCCGGGCTCGTAACCGGCTGCATGTTCTGCCCCAAAAAGGACGACTGCGAGCTGCGGGAGCTGGTGGAGAAGGTAGGCCTCTCAGAGATCAGGTTTGAGCCGATCCACAAATCTCTTCCCGTTGAACGACTGGACCCGTTCTTTGACCGGGACTACAACCTCTGCGTTCTCTGCGGTAGATGCGTGCGGGTCTGTCAAGAGGTGCGAGGCGCTGGCACGATTTCGTTGATAAACCGAGGCCACGAAACTAGGGTGAGCACGGCATTCCATGCGCTTCATCTCGACATGAGCTGCCAATTCTGCGGCGCCTGCGTTGACGTCTGCCCCACTGGGGCGCTCTCAGACCGAACGAGCAAGTGGGAGCCCAAGCCCGAGAAGATGGTCCGCAGCACTTGTTCGCTGTGCCCGGTCGGATGCGGCATACAGGTGGGAGTGGCGCAAGGTCGCGTCGTCAAGTCACTCGCGGCAGAGGATGACAGCGTAGGCGCCGGCCAGCTCTGCGCTCTGGGCAGATTCGCCATTCAGGAGCTCACTAATACCAGGGAGCGCGTCTCAGTGCCGCTCGTCAGGAGATTCGATAACCTCCTCAAATCCTCCTGGGACGAGGCGATAGCACTTGCGGCAGAGGGTCTGGCCAAGTTCAAGCCCTCCGAGAGGGCCTTGATGTTCCCCAGATCGGTCACGCTCGAGGAGGCCCTCGCCTTCTCGAGGTTCGCAGACCAGGCGCTTGAGACTCAGAACGTATCATCCCTATCCCCGCCGCAGAAATGGGAGCTGTTCGACGCGAGCCTCACCTCACTCGAAGCGGGCGACTGCGTCCTGCTTTTGGGCGCCGACCTGATGCAGACGCACCCCATCCTCGGCCTCAACGTGAAGCGCGCCACCGAAAGGGGAGCGAGGCTCGTCATTGCCGATACTGTCTCAACCTTCCTCGACAAGTTCGCCTCGGCAAAGATAGCCACCCGTCCTGGCGGCTACGTATCGGCTGTGGCCGGTCTGGTCAAAGCCCTTTTAGAGACGAGTGACAAACAGCGCTATGAAGAGCTTGAGGGGTTCAATGAATTTGCCGGATGGGCCTCTCAGATCAGCTTTGACGATGTAGGCTCTGCGGCAAGCGCCGACGCAGGCTGCCTCAAGAAAGCCGCCGAAATGCTGAGCTCCTCTTCAAACGCGCTGGTCATTGTAGGCCCGGAGGTTGGTTCTGATGCCACAAGCGAGCCGTTCACCACGGGCGTCAATGACCTCCGGCTATTGCTTGGCGCAGAGGGCCGGCAGTGCGAGGTGGCCTCGCTAGATACGAGAGGTGATTTTGACGCTGATTGGCTTAAAACAGTTCAAGACATTCAGTCAGGACGAGTCAAAGCGCTCGTCATGGTGGGCGATCTTGTGCCGGAGCTCGGCCCGGAGGTCAAGAATCCGCTCGACCGCCTCGATTTCCTTGTCGTGATCGACAGCCACCGGGGCTCTTATGCGCCTCATGCTGACGTTGTCCTGCCCTCTGCTTTCGTGACGGAGATGGGCGGGACCTACACAGCGGTGGATGGCAGCAAGCGAGAGATCAAGCCTGCTGTCAGACCGCTTGGCCACGCCAAACCCGGCTGGGTGGTCGCTTCGCTACTTGCCAAGGCACTCGGCACAGATCTTGGCTGGGAGGATTTGGAGTCGATCAGGCGCGGTCTGGATGCCGATCGCAGAGAAGGCGCAGACCTCGGCGAGAGGCGGCCCGCTGTTCTTGCGCCGTTCGAGTTATGCGCCGTCGCGAGGCCCTCTAGCGAGTGGCCTTTGGTTCTGGTTAATCGGCACAATTCACATCTTTACAACGGGCATCGCATTGGTGGTCTCGTGCCCGGGATCGGCGCTTTGGATGATGGCTGTTTGCGGATTTGTGGGGAGACGCTGGTTGAGCTCGGCCTCAAGGACCGGGACGAGATTGAGATAGTTGCTGAGCACGGTCAGGTGGTCGCAGAGGTTCGCGCGGATGCGACCGTTCCGAAGGGGCTTGCCGTCTCGCGATGGTCGGCGAACGATCCTCGGCTGTTGGGCCTGCTTGGGGTTGAGGCCGTCTGTTTGGGGCACAATTCTGTTGCGGTGAGGATTGAAGGCATCAGAAGGGATAGCGATGTATAG